The Elusimicrobiota bacterium genomic interval GGGTTCCTTTTGGACGCGCTCGACTACGGGGCTCCCCCTCATGGGGGCTTGGCTTTGGGGCTGGACCGTTTGGTGGCTCTTCTGACGGGTGAAGACTCCATCCGGGACGTGATCGCTTTCCCCAAAACGCAACGGGGGGCGGACCCCATGAGCGGCGCACCTTCCCCGGTGGACGAAGCCCAGCTTCTAAAGGAGTTGGCGGTAAAGATTCAGCACCCGCCCCGATGAGAACCCTCTCTCGGGTCCCCCTGGACGCCTTTCCGTGGTAACCCGCCGGGTGGCGTTGTCTGACCAAGAGGAGGCTGTCCTTCTTTTCGGTCCTCGCGACCGGAACATTAAAGAGATCGAGCGGCGGTTCAGTGTCCAGGTTTTTGTTCGCCCTTCGGAACGTGTCCATGACGGTGGTTTGACGCTCGCCGTGCGGGGGAAACCAAAACCGGTGGAACAGGCGGTGGCCACTTTGACCGAAATGAAACGTTCGGCGATTCTCTCGCGCCGCCAAGGGGGGGCTGTTGAGGCGGTGGACGTTCCTGTCCCTGGCCTCCCAAGGCCCAATGCCTCGGCGGACACCATCCTTCTTTCGGTCACGGGCCAACCCATTCGACCCCGCTCTCCTGCCCAAAAATCGTATGTGAAGGCACTTCAAGAAAAAGAAATGGTGTTTGCCATCGGTCCTGCGGGGACCGGAAAAACCTATTTGGCTGTGGCCTGTGCGGTGGCGGCTTTGGAGCGGGGGGTGGTGTCCCGGATCGTGCTCACCCGCCCGGTGGTGGAGGCGGGGGAAAAATTGGGTTTTCTTCCCGGGGATTTTCATGAGAAAGTCCATCCCTATTTGAAACCGCTTTACGATGCCTTTCATGGGATGGTGGGGCCGGAAAAGTTTCGCGCGATGCGGGATGAGGAAATAATTGAAATTGTCCCGCTCGCCTACATGCGGGGCCGGACCTTGGACGACGCTTTTGCTATTTTGGACGAAGCCCAAAACACGACCCCGGAACAAATGAAAATGTTTCTCACCCGCATGGGGAACGGGTCTCGCCTGGTGATCTCGGGGGACGTCACCCAAATTGATTTGGACGGGAAGCTCGGGTCCGGGCTTGTAGGTATTCAAAAAGTTTTACGTCAGGTTGACGAAGTGGCGTTCGTTCGGTTCACTGACGTGGATGTGGTTCGCCATCCTTTGGTTCAACGCGTTCTTCAGGCGTACGACGCTTTTGGGGATCGCCCTTCGGATTCTTCCCGATAATTTATGCCGCCTTTACTTAAACAATTTGTGAGTCACACCCTCCGACCCTTCCTCATTCGATTGTTGCGTTGGACGGAAAAAAGCGGCCCCTTGCCTGGCCCCCGCGCTTCCGTTTTTCTGCACCGGGAAGTCCACGTTCCCACCTGGGTGGTGGGATTGACGGTGTGGGTCTTGCTCACAGGTGTTCTCTTTTTGGAATTGGGGCCCGGTTTCTCGGCTCTGGCGGCGGTTCTGATTTTGACCACCGCGCTGGTGGCGCTCTTTCGGCTTTTTCTTCGCTACGACCATCCCGACCTCTTTCACGATGACGACGCCATCGCGCTCGTGGGTGTTTTAGTGGTCGCGACGGTGTTGGGGATGGAACTCTGGTTTCGTCACGGGGCATTTTCTCCCTATGGGATGCCCCTTTCGGCGGTCAGTATTCTTGTGACCATCCTTCTCCATCCTCGGATCGGGGTGGTGTTGACGCTCGTTTTGGCGCTTCTCTTTGGAATTCTCAATTCTTTTTCTCTTGAGGGGGCGTTGGTGGTCTGTTTCGGGGGACTGGCGGGAGTGGCTCGGTCCATTCGGGTTCGCACGCGGGGGGATTTGATCCTCGCGGGCTTGTGGGTCGCTGTGGCGAGCGGGGCCGCTCTGATCATGTTGGCGTTCATTGGACGATGGCCAGCGGTCCAGGTCATCGCCACCTTGAAGGGGGTGGGAGCGGGGGCCTTTTTTTCCGTTCTCCTGGTGTTGGCACTCCTCCCCTTTTTGGAGATGTGTTTTTCCCGTCTTTCCAACATCCGTCTTTTGGAACTGTCCGACGTGAACCACCCTCTTCTTAAAGAAATGAGTTTGGACGCCCCCGGGACCTATCACCATTCTCTGATCGTGGCGTCCTTGGCCCAAGCCGCGGCGGAACGCATCGGGGCCAACGCGCTCCTGTGTCGGGTGGGATCCTATTTTCACGATATTGGAAAACTGGTGAAACCTGAATATTTTGTGGAAAACCAGGGGGCCATCGGAAACCCCCACGAACTCTTGCCACCCAATATGTCCCGGATCGTGATTCAATCCCACGTGAAAGACGGGTTGGCTTTGGCCCAGCGGCATAACCTGGATCACCTGATCACCGAATTTATTCTGATGCACCACGGGACCTGCCGCGTGGAATATTTTTACCGGCGGGCTATTGAACAGACGGGGCCGTCGGAATCCGTGAACGAAGACCTGTACCGCTACCCTGGACCGAAACCCCACAGCAAAGAAACCGCCATCGTGATGTTGGCGGATTCGGTGGAAGCGTCGGCCCGTTCGTTGGAGAGCCCCACGCACCAGCGGTTGGTTGATCACGTGAACCGGATTGTTGACGCAAAAATATTGGATGGTCAATTCGAACGCGTTCCCCTGACGTTGGCAGAAGTTCAAGTGGTGAAGGAAGCCTTTGTGAACACCTTGGTGGGTGTCTATCACACCCGGGTCCACTACCCCACGAGCCAAGAAACAGACGGAGAACGGCGGCCCCCTTCCTCGCGACCCAAATGAAAATCCATTTTTCCACTGTTCAGGTGCGATCCCCGCAAGCCGAGCCTTTCGCTCGGCGAGCCGTTCGGCGGGCCTTGGCGACGAGCGGGCCCATCGCTCGGGGCGAAATGAATGTGGTGTGGACCACCCGGGCCCAACTGCGGATCATGAACCGACGCTTTCGCCGGACCAATCGTTTCACCGACGTCATTGCTTTTCGTCACGGGGCCGAGTCGGCTCTCGGGCCTTTTCCTCTGGGACCAAGGGGAGGAGAACCCTTTGGGGATCTGTACATCGCGGTGGATCAGGCCCGTTTAAACGCCCGCCGTTTCGGCGCGTCTTTTTCTGAAGAAATCATTCGTTTGGCGGTGCACGGGACACTCCACCTGTTGGGTCACACGGATTACACCCCCGGGCCCAAAGCCCGCATGTGGGCTGTCCAGGAGCCTATTGTTCAAGCGGTGCTCAAAAGCGCTTCGCGTACCCCACCTCTTTCGGCGGAATGATTTTTCTTCAACTGGTTGTACTTTCCATTCTGCTCGGCCTCTCGGGTTTCTTCTCGATGGTGGAGGCCGCCGTCACCACTCTCTCCGCGTTGCGCATGAAAAAAATTGTGGTTCTTTCCCCTCGCTTGGCCCCGTTGTTTCAGGACTGGCTGGCGAAACCGCACCGCCTCCTCTCCGTTTTGATGGTGGGCAATAACCTTGTGAACGTCAGTTTTTCCAGTTTGGCCGCGGTGGCGGCGGTCCCTTTAAACGGGATTTTCCCGAGACCGGTGGTGAGCTGGACGGTTTGGCTTGTGGTCACCGCGTCGCTTGTTGTTTTTGGAGATATTTTCCCCAAGATCATTGGCCGTGCCTATCGGGAACGGGTGGCGGCCGGTACCTTGCCCTGGCTCAGTTCCCTCGCGCGGGGGCTTTTTTTGTTGTGGGCTCCGGTGGGGTGGGGAATTGAACGGTGGGCTCCGGCCCTCCACCGCGCGCCGGTGAACCCTTTGACGGTGGTCAGTTTGGAAGAGCTTCAACACGCGGTGGCTGAGTCGGAAGAGGCGGGCCATCTCACGGAAGATTCGGGGGACATGTTTCGCCGGGCGTTGGCCATGACCCAGCGGACGGCCCGGGAAGTGGCTCAACCCATCGACCGTCTTGACGCCTTGGCTTTGGAAATCGCGGATCGGCCCCAGGGGCCGGAACTGTTTGTCGATTTGCTCGTGGAAACGGGCCGAACACGGGTCCCTGTAACACGGGCAGGGAGGTTCGTGGGGTATCTGAATGTGATGGATTTCTTAGGGGCGGTGCGGGCGGGCCCTCTTCTCTCCATGGAACCCATGATTCGCCCCCTTCGTCGGGTGGGTCCCGAAACGAAAGCGTTGGATCTCCTGGAGGAGTTTCGAGCCAAAGGGGATGGAATCGCTTTTGTGGGTCCGCCCGATGGGGCGACGATCGGGTTCTTGACACTCGAAGATGTTTTGGAAGAATTGGTTGGCGAAATTCTCGATGAATACGACCGGGAAGAGGGGGTCACCCTGTGACGCTTCTCCTCTTGAAAGGGGCGAGCGCCCTCCTCCTCCTCTGTTTCAGCGCGGCGTTGTCCCTGGCCGAAACATCGTTTATGAGTTTGTCCCGCCTTCAGTTGGCGCGTCTGTCTCGGGCGCGGCCGGGGCGTTTGGATTTTTGGCAACAGGACCCGGATCGGGCGTTGGCTGTTATTCTTCTTATAAATAATTTGGTTAACGCGGGGTTGGCGGTGCTCTTGGTGTCCATCGCGTTGGACGCGGTGACCGTCTTGGGATTCCCGTTCCATTGGGGGCAGATCGTTTTTCCTCTGGTGGGAGGAATTCTCTTGGTCCTGGGCGGGGAAGCCGGGCCCAAAGTCTTGGCTCGAACGTATCCGGAACCTTTGGCCTTGGCTCTGGCTCCTGTTCTGCGGGTCATGACCCAGATCTGTGGTCCCTTGATGGAAGGGCTCCTTCGTCGGGTGGGGGGGGTCCTTTCGTGGTTGTCCCGGACGGTTCGGCGTGAGCGGGCCCAATGGGACCAAAGCGTCATTCGCGCCTTGTTGGAACATGCACCGGTGGGCCACCCGCTTCGCCGTGTGTTGCGGAACGTGGTCGGTTTTGCTCAAACGCCTGTGTCGGCCATTTTGGTCCCCCGAGCGGAAATCGCGGCGGTGGACCTTCGGTCCGGCATGAACGGGCTGATCCAGCGTATTTTGTCATCCGGTTATTCGCGGCTTCCTGTCCATCGAGGAACAATTGACGGCATCATCGGAATGGTTTACTCTAAAGACCTCTTGGCTTCCTTGCGGAGCGGGCCCTTGATCGCGGTGGAAGACTTGGTCCGTCCTTTGCCGCGGGTTCAGCCGGATGTCCCGCTGGCCCGGCTCCTTCGCGAGTTTCGCGAAGGCCATCACCACATGGCGCTGGTGGTGGACCGAGGAGGTAAAGTGTTAGGGCTCGTGACGTTGCAAGACACGTTGGAAGCCATCGTTGGAGACATTGCCCAGGAACCCCGATTGATATGAGCCCTCTTCACCCATCGGCCCTCTTTGTTCCCGAAATCAAACAACTTCTTTCCAAGAAAGATTACAAGGAATTGAAACAGGACCTCCTGGAAATCAATCCTTCCGATTTGGCCGAAGGGTGGGACCGTTTCTCTCCGTTTGAGCAAATCGTTCTCTTCAAACTCCTGCCCATTGTCCGCGCTTCGGAACTTTTCGAAGAACTGGATGTCCCCCATCAAACGCATCTTCTCTCCACTCTGGAGTTGGGGACCTTAGGGCCCATCTTGGAGGATAGGGGAGCGGATCAGGCCCACGCTTTATTTCATCGCTTGCCGGATCGGGCCGTGCGGCGGATGGCCACCATGGTGCGACGGGCCCAGTCGGCCCGGCCGGAAAAGGATCTGGTGTTCCCTCCCAACTCCGCGGGGTCGCTCATGCACACGGACGTTTTAAACCTGGGACCCAAGATGACGGCCCAGCAAGCGTTGGATCAGGTGCGGGTGGCCAGCCGTCTCCATCGCATGAGCGATCTGCACGTGCTCTACGTCACGGATGACTCTGGACGATTGATGGGGGTGCTGACGCCAAGGGCGTTGATCGCGGCGCCGCGGGACATGCGCCTTTCACAAATTATGGGGCCGGTCCAACTGATTAAAGTGCGCGCGGATGTGGACCAGGAAGAGGCGGCCAAGGTGTTCACCAAATATAAACTCCTGGCGGCGCCCGTGGTGGATCAAGACAACCGGTTGTTGGGTGTTTTGACGGTGGACGATATCCTTCACGTGATCAGTCAGGAAGCCACCGAAGACATCGCCAAAATGGCTGGGACAACGGCGGAAGAATTGGAAGACGCCTCCGCCGGTCGTGTGGCCCGACTGCGAATGCCGTGGTTGGTGACCACCTGCATCGCGGAGGTCGTTGTGGGGGCCATCGTCCATCGGTTTGAGGCGACGCTCTCTCAGGCGGTGGCGCTCGCTAGTTTTATGCCGCTGATCGCGGCCATGGGGGGCAACGTGGGCACGCAATCGTCCACTCTCTGCGTGCGCGGGTTGGCCACAGGACACTTGGCGCTTAAAGATTGGCGCCGGGTGACCAAGAGGGAATGTCTGGCGGGGCTCTACATGGGTTTGGGGTACGGTCTGTTTGTGGGGGGTCTGACCGGGGTTGTTTTTTATTCGAAATTCGGGGTGGCGTTTCCCGCGGTGGTGGCCTTGGGGGTATTGATTTCCATGGTGGTCGCTTCGACCTTGGGCGCGTTCCAGCCGTTCCTCCTGACCCGCCTTCGATTGGATCCCGCGGTGGCGGTGGGACCCTTGGTGAGCACTTTGACCGATCTTCTTAGTGTCACCGCCTACCTCTCCCTTGCGGCGCTCGCTCTGTCCATGGGGTTGCTGGTCCGTTAATGCAAAGAAACGTCGATGCCATCGTTCTTGCCGCTGAAGCGCTTTCGGAACGGGACAAACGATTGACCCTGTTTACTCGCGACAAAGGCCGTTTGTACGCCCGGGCTTCGGGGGCTCTTCGGCCAGGAGCGAAACTGGCCGCGGCCACGGAACCCGGGGTATGGGCCCGGTTTCGGTTGTGGTTGCCGGACGGGGCGGCGGGGGGCCGTGTGACCGGGGGCAGTGTGGTGGAGGGGCACCCGGGGTTGCGCGGGAGTTGGGCGCGCTTAACGTCCGCCGCATTTTTCTGTGAGTGGACGGACCGCTTAACGCCGCTCCTTCTTCCAGCTCCCGAGAAGTTTGACCTGCTCGTGAGGGCCCTTGCCTCTTTGGAGCGGTACGGGGCATCTGAGGTTCGGGCCGCTTTTCTGACACAGTTTGCACGCTTGGAAGGGTACGGCCCTTGTCCCGGTGGACGGGCGGACCGTTTGGATGGTTGGGACTTTGTCTCACCGCTGGAAGATCCGGACGCTCCCGCTGTGGAACGACAAGTGATACAATTCTTCACGCCCTTACTGAACCGCCCTTTGCGCACCTTGGCGCAGGGCCGGGCCCTTCAGGCTTTTTTACTAAAACCTCGACCGGGATGTGTCCATCACCCATGACGTTTCAAGAAATTATTCTCTCGTTGCACAAATTTTGGGCCAAACAGGGGTGCCTGTTGTGGCAACCTTACGACACGGAAAAAGGCGCTGGAACGTTTAACCCGGCCACGTTCCTCCGTTGTTTGGGGCCCGCGCCCTGGTCGGTGGCCTATGTGGAACCTTCCCGCCGACCCACGGATGGCCGATATGGGGAAAACCCCAACCGCCTGCAACACTATTATCAATATCAGGTGTTAATGAAACCCGCCCCCGCGGGCATTCAAGATCTCTACCTGGCCTCCCTCAAGGCTATTGGCATTGACCCCAAACGCCACGACATTCGGTTCGTGGAGGACGACTGGGAGTCCCCCACCTTAGGGGCCTGGGGACTGGGGTGGGAGGTGTGGTTGGACGGAATGGAGATCACCCAATTTACCTATTTCCAGCAGGTGGGGGGCATTTCACTGAACCCCATCTCCGTGGAGATCACATACGGGTTAGAACGTCTCGCCCTGTATTCCCAGAAGAAGAACAGCGTGTTCGATGTCCTTTGGACCAACGATCGAACCTACGGTCAGGTTCATCTGGAAGACGAGAAACAATTTTCCCGGTACAATTTTGAAGAAGCGGATGTGGAAATGCTCCGCCGCCATTTTGACGATTGGGAAGGAGAAGCCAAACGATTGGTTGAGAAAGGGTTGGTTTTGCCCGCGTATGATGCGGTCATGAAATGTTCCCACCTGTTTAACCTTTTGGACGCCCGGGGGGTCCTTTCTGTGACGGAACGTGTGACGTATATTGGGCGTGTGCGCGGGTTGGCCCGTCGGAGCGCCGAGGCTTATCTCGCAACGCTCACGTCGCCGGAAGGGGGGACGCGATGAAAGACCTTCTTTTGGAAATCGGGATGGAAGAAATTCCCGCGCGGTTTTTGTCACCGGCCTTGGACGCGCTGTTGGCCCATGGGCGAGACCGACTGGAGAAAGCAGGTTTCTCTTTTAAGGAAGTCCGGGTGTGTGGAACGCCCCGACGGTTGGCCCTCCTTGTGGACGGGTTGTCTCCCAAGGCCCGTGATCGGGAACAGGAATTTCTGGGCCCCGCTCTGGCCCAGGCGAAAGACGCGGCCGGAAACTGGACCCCCGCCGCCCAGGGATTTGCCCGTTCGCAAGGGACGACTCCGGAACGATTGGGGACGCGGGGCACCGATCGGGGGGAACGTCTCGTTTACTTAAAAAAAACGCCCGGAGCCACGGCGGAAAAAGTTCTTCCCGTTCTCCTTCCTGAACTCATTCAATCCCTTTCTTTTCCCAAAAGTATGGTGTGGGAGGAAAGCCGGTTGACTTTTGCCCGCCCGATTCGCTGGATCGTGGCCTTGTTCGGGGCCAAGCCCATTCCTTTTGTTTTAGCGGGGGTCAAGGCCGGTCGACGAACGTTGGGTCTTCGCTTCCACACGCGGCGACCAATTGATCTTGCAGCGCCGAACCGTTACACGGCTTCGCTCAAAAACCATTGTGTCATCGTGGATCCCGCCGAACGTCGGGAACTGATCCTTAAACAGATCGACCATGTGGCCAAAATCACACACGGGTTTATCCCGGTGGACCGGGACGAGGCCTTGCTTCAGGAAGTCACGAATCTGGTTGAACATCCGGTGGCGGTGGTGGGGAAATTCGACCCCCGGTTCCTCGCGGTTCCCCAAGAGGTGTTGGTGACCTCCATGAAGAAACACCAGAAATATTTCCCGGTGTTTAAAGACGTTTCCTGTGAAGAGTTGCTCCCTTGTTTCGTTGCGGTGCGTAACGGGCTTTCCGATAACCAGGTCGTGGTGCGCGAAGGATATGAGCGGGTTCTGTCGGCCCGTTTGAGCGACGCGGCTTTTTTCTTTGGGGAACACGCGAAGCGAACCCTGGACTCCCGTGTGGCCGATCTTCGGGGGATCGCCTTCCTTTCGGCCTCCTTGACGATGGCGGACAAGACGGAGCGGGTCGGTCGCCTGACCGATGGGCTGTGTGTCGATCTTCTGCGCGTGGAGGAATCGGTTCAGGGGGAGGCCCGCCGCATCGCTCGGTTGGGGAAAGCGGACCTGACCACGGGCCTGGTGGGTGAATTTCCTGAACTCCAGGGAATTGTGGGCCGTCTCTACGCTGAACGGGACGGTGAAAGTCCGGTCGTGTGCCGTGGCATTGAAGAACACTATTGGCCACTGACCGCGGAGGGGGTGTTGCCATCGGGGGAAGCGGCCGCGTGGGTTTCTGTGGCGGACAAGATCGATACGTTGGCCGGAAACTTTTTGATCGGTAAAATTCCCTCCGGGTCCCAGGACCCCTACGGTTTGCGACGGGCGGCGATCGGGGTGTTGCGTGTTTTGGAGGCTCGCGGGGAAGGCGTTTCCCTGTGGGCGATCGTGGAACGCGCTCTGGCTCTTTTCCCGGAAAGTTTGGGTGATCGGATAAAGGCTGGGGTGTCGTTGCGTGATTTTTTTGGGCAACGGTGGTCGGCCCTCGCGGAAGCGCGGGGGTTTCGTTCGGATGAGATTGACGCTGTTTTGGCCTCGGGGTTTTCGGATGTGAAGGACGTGTGGGCCCGTTTGGCGGCGCTCCGTGGCATACGCCGACACCCTGATTTTGCGCCTCTCTCCGTCGCCTTTAAGCGAGCGGCCAACCTCCTGAAACAAGCGGAAAAGAAGGGCGAGGCGTTCGCCTCGGCCCCGCGTGACGATTTGTTCCGAACCGAAGCGGAACGCGTTCTCGCGGCGCGTGTCATTGAAATGGAAAAAGCGTCGGGGCCTCTTTTGTCCGCGAGGGACTACCCCGCCGTCCTCTCCGGATTGGTCACCCTTCGAAATCCTGTGGACGACTTTTTTGTCCAGGTGGTGGTGATGGACCCCGAAACGGCCCTTCGTCAAAATCGTTTAGCGTTGTTGGCGGAGGTTCGTTCCTTGTTCGTTCGGGTGGCGGACTTCGCTCGGCTCCAGGACACCCCTTCCGCGCTCGGATGATTTGGGTCGGGGTGGCGTTGGGGCTCTTGTTTTTTGTCTTTCTCGCCCGCCTGTTTTCGGGGGCGTTTCGGGCGGCGGACCATCCCACTTTTGTGATGGAAAAACCCGCGTGGCCGAGGAAATTGGCGCCGGTGGCGGAAGCC includes:
- a CDS encoding PhoH family protein, with protein sequence MVTRRVALSDQEEAVLLFGPRDRNIKEIERRFSVQVFVRPSERVHDGGLTLAVRGKPKPVEQAVATLTEMKRSAILSRRQGGAVEAVDVPVPGLPRPNASADTILLSVTGQPIRPRSPAQKSYVKALQEKEMVFAIGPAGTGKTYLAVACAVAALERGVVSRIVLTRPVVEAGEKLGFLPGDFHEKVHPYLKPLYDAFHGMVGPEKFRAMRDEEIIEIVPLAYMRGRTLDDAFAILDEAQNTTPEQMKMFLTRMGNGSRLVISGDVTQIDLDGKLGSGLVGIQKVLRQVDEVAFVRFTDVDVVRHPLVQRVLQAYDAFGDRPSDSSR
- a CDS encoding HDIG domain-containing protein → MSHTLRPFLIRLLRWTEKSGPLPGPRASVFLHREVHVPTWVVGLTVWVLLTGVLFLELGPGFSALAAVLILTTALVALFRLFLRYDHPDLFHDDDAIALVGVLVVATVLGMELWFRHGAFSPYGMPLSAVSILVTILLHPRIGVVLTLVLALLFGILNSFSLEGALVVCFGGLAGVARSIRVRTRGDLILAGLWVAVASGAALIMLAFIGRWPAVQVIATLKGVGAGAFFSVLLVLALLPFLEMCFSRLSNIRLLELSDVNHPLLKEMSLDAPGTYHHSLIVASLAQAAAERIGANALLCRVGSYFHDIGKLVKPEYFVENQGAIGNPHELLPPNMSRIVIQSHVKDGLALAQRHNLDHLITEFILMHHGTCRVEYFYRRAIEQTGPSESVNEDLYRYPGPKPHSKETAIVMLADSVEASARSLESPTHQRLVDHVNRIVDAKILDGQFERVPLTLAEVQVVKEAFVNTLVGVYHTRVHYPTSQETDGERRPPSSRPK
- the ybeY gene encoding rRNA maturation RNase YbeY, translated to MKIHFSTVQVRSPQAEPFARRAVRRALATSGPIARGEMNVVWTTRAQLRIMNRRFRRTNRFTDVIAFRHGAESALGPFPLGPRGGEPFGDLYIAVDQARLNARRFGASFSEEIIRLAVHGTLHLLGHTDYTPGPKARMWAVQEPIVQAVLKSASRTPPLSAE
- a CDS encoding DUF21 domain-containing protein; the protein is MIFLQLVVLSILLGLSGFFSMVEAAVTTLSALRMKKIVVLSPRLAPLFQDWLAKPHRLLSVLMVGNNLVNVSFSSLAAVAAVPLNGIFPRPVVSWTVWLVVTASLVVFGDIFPKIIGRAYRERVAAGTLPWLSSLARGLFLLWAPVGWGIERWAPALHRAPVNPLTVVSLEELQHAVAESEEAGHLTEDSGDMFRRALAMTQRTAREVAQPIDRLDALALEIADRPQGPELFVDLLVETGRTRVPVTRAGRFVGYLNVMDFLGAVRAGPLLSMEPMIRPLRRVGPETKALDLLEEFRAKGDGIAFVGPPDGATIGFLTLEDVLEELVGEILDEYDREEGVTL
- a CDS encoding HlyC/CorC family transporter, which translates into the protein MTLLLLKGASALLLLCFSAALSLAETSFMSLSRLQLARLSRARPGRLDFWQQDPDRALAVILLINNLVNAGLAVLLVSIALDAVTVLGFPFHWGQIVFPLVGGILLVLGGEAGPKVLARTYPEPLALALAPVLRVMTQICGPLMEGLLRRVGGVLSWLSRTVRRERAQWDQSVIRALLEHAPVGHPLRRVLRNVVGFAQTPVSAILVPRAEIAAVDLRSGMNGLIQRILSSGYSRLPVHRGTIDGIIGMVYSKDLLASLRSGPLIAVEDLVRPLPRVQPDVPLARLLREFREGHHHMALVVDRGGKVLGLVTLQDTLEAIVGDIAQEPRLI
- the mgtE gene encoding magnesium transporter, whose protein sequence is MSPLHPSALFVPEIKQLLSKKDYKELKQDLLEINPSDLAEGWDRFSPFEQIVLFKLLPIVRASELFEELDVPHQTHLLSTLELGTLGPILEDRGADQAHALFHRLPDRAVRRMATMVRRAQSARPEKDLVFPPNSAGSLMHTDVLNLGPKMTAQQALDQVRVASRLHRMSDLHVLYVTDDSGRLMGVLTPRALIAAPRDMRLSQIMGPVQLIKVRADVDQEEAAKVFTKYKLLAAPVVDQDNRLLGVLTVDDILHVISQEATEDIAKMAGTTAEELEDASAGRVARLRMPWLVTTCIAEVVVGAIVHRFEATLSQAVALASFMPLIAAMGGNVGTQSSTLCVRGLATGHLALKDWRRVTKRECLAGLYMGLGYGLFVGGLTGVVFYSKFGVAFPAVVALGVLISMVVASTLGAFQPFLLTRLRLDPAVAVGPLVSTLTDLLSVTAYLSLAALALSMGLLVR
- a CDS encoding recombination protein O N-terminal domain-containing protein, whose product is MQRNVDAIVLAAEALSERDKRLTLFTRDKGRLYARASGALRPGAKLAAATEPGVWARFRLWLPDGAAGGRVTGGSVVEGHPGLRGSWARLTSAAFFCEWTDRLTPLLLPAPEKFDLLVRALASLERYGASEVRAAFLTQFARLEGYGPCPGGRADRLDGWDFVSPLEDPDAPAVERQVIQFFTPLLNRPLRTLAQGRALQAFLLKPRPGCVHHP
- a CDS encoding glycine--tRNA ligase subunit alpha, translated to MTFQEIILSLHKFWAKQGCLLWQPYDTEKGAGTFNPATFLRCLGPAPWSVAYVEPSRRPTDGRYGENPNRLQHYYQYQVLMKPAPAGIQDLYLASLKAIGIDPKRHDIRFVEDDWESPTLGAWGLGWEVWLDGMEITQFTYFQQVGGISLNPISVEITYGLERLALYSQKKNSVFDVLWTNDRTYGQVHLEDEKQFSRYNFEEADVEMLRRHFDDWEGEAKRLVEKGLVLPAYDAVMKCSHLFNLLDARGVLSVTERVTYIGRVRGLARRSAEAYLATLTSPEGGTR
- a CDS encoding glycine--tRNA ligase subunit beta, with the protein product MKDLLLEIGMEEIPARFLSPALDALLAHGRDRLEKAGFSFKEVRVCGTPRRLALLVDGLSPKARDREQEFLGPALAQAKDAAGNWTPAAQGFARSQGTTPERLGTRGTDRGERLVYLKKTPGATAEKVLPVLLPELIQSLSFPKSMVWEESRLTFARPIRWIVALFGAKPIPFVLAGVKAGRRTLGLRFHTRRPIDLAAPNRYTASLKNHCVIVDPAERRELILKQIDHVAKITHGFIPVDRDEALLQEVTNLVEHPVAVVGKFDPRFLAVPQEVLVTSMKKHQKYFPVFKDVSCEELLPCFVAVRNGLSDNQVVVREGYERVLSARLSDAAFFFGEHAKRTLDSRVADLRGIAFLSASLTMADKTERVGRLTDGLCVDLLRVEESVQGEARRIARLGKADLTTGLVGEFPELQGIVGRLYAERDGESPVVCRGIEEHYWPLTAEGVLPSGEAAAWVSVADKIDTLAGNFLIGKIPSGSQDPYGLRRAAIGVLRVLEARGEGVSLWAIVERALALFPESLGDRIKAGVSLRDFFGQRWSALAEARGFRSDEIDAVLASGFSDVKDVWARLAALRGIRRHPDFAPLSVAFKRAANLLKQAEKKGEAFASAPRDDLFRTEAERVLAARVIEMEKASGPLLSARDYPAVLSGLVTLRNPVDDFFVQVVVMDPETALRQNRLALLAEVRSLFVRVADFARLQDTPSALG